One Algibacter sp. L3A6 genomic region harbors:
- a CDS encoding DUF262 domain-containing protein has protein sequence MSRKQNAFLKEENLLTLLSQNNFIIPEIQREYVWGNNEKVINKFLKELKHKIGNGCEHCHLPDGNTRVNIGFLYSYKPDYVKVQNDRFLDENLIDGQQRFTTLFLLAFYFALKENRKVDFLSLIRFEGVSMSFDFKVRDLTKRFLLEFVEKTNTIEDLKNIDKQTWFLKDYKIDLSIKAMIKTLQYIEQVFNCKTKYYNHLLNNIVFWHFKTEVTSEGEELYITMNARGEDLADNEITKAALMLDGKDLFNSGKKWESWQHLFWKHRDKKRSIQSADFGYNAFINCIAGLENYLKLNGDEFTIAEVEDLLSIKSIEEYINAFKFLIDNSESFKSKYNYANWVNNCLEDIWDVFNKNETDWFADYTDQNKGTEQNRMIFIWSWLLYIKEKPKDSLDVDETFRVLRFFYIRFKNNSRAVSALKQTIGIIDINGVFDTLDQGSDSLNTEDESKSRNSYRTKNEILKYSFLSKLKIENCIDLREIESLIWEIEDHPLNIEGADLRNINSSHLIEFNEKLSATELVLIKEKFHTLFPIKTGRNIDYKNAKKVRVLLFWYGSYWQKKWSSYYWKYNFGEWKRIIRDIDSDSLAFKLFFDDFKNTKDLESLLENKVLEFEIDKNVDDELYVFKWYASQLKEKMWSQGQFIATDHFKHPDQDYYFPKYRELVNIKGNFNGGSPQVLSELVK, from the coding sequence ATGAGTAGAAAACAGAACGCTTTTTTAAAAGAAGAAAACTTACTTACACTATTGTCTCAGAATAATTTCATTATTCCAGAAATACAACGAGAGTATGTTTGGGGAAATAATGAAAAAGTAATAAATAAATTCTTAAAAGAATTAAAACATAAAATCGGTAATGGTTGTGAACATTGTCACCTGCCAGATGGTAATACACGTGTTAATATTGGCTTTTTGTATTCTTATAAACCAGATTATGTTAAGGTGCAAAATGATCGTTTCTTAGATGAAAACTTAATAGATGGACAACAACGATTTACTACATTGTTTTTACTTGCTTTTTATTTTGCCTTAAAGGAAAACAGGAAAGTTGATTTTTTGTCTTTAATTAGGTTTGAAGGTGTAAGTATGAGTTTTGATTTTAAAGTAAGAGATTTAACTAAGCGATTTCTTTTAGAATTTGTAGAGAAAACGAATACAATTGAAGATTTAAAAAATATAGATAAACAAACATGGTTTTTAAAAGATTATAAAATTGACTTAAGCATAAAAGCAATGATTAAGACATTGCAATACATTGAGCAAGTCTTCAATTGTAAAACAAAATATTATAATCATCTATTAAATAATATTGTGTTTTGGCATTTTAAAACAGAAGTAACATCGGAAGGAGAAGAGCTATATATAACAATGAATGCCAGAGGAGAAGATTTGGCAGATAACGAAATCACGAAGGCTGCTTTAATGCTTGATGGTAAAGATTTATTTAATTCGGGAAAAAAATGGGAGTCATGGCAACATCTTTTTTGGAAGCATAGAGATAAAAAGAGAAGTATACAAAGTGCAGACTTTGGCTACAATGCTTTTATTAATTGTATTGCTGGTCTTGAAAATTATCTAAAACTTAATGGCGATGAATTTACAATAGCCGAGGTTGAAGATTTGTTATCAATTAAAAGCATTGAAGAATATATTAACGCATTTAAATTTTTAATTGATAATTCGGAATCTTTCAAGTCGAAATATAATTATGCTAATTGGGTTAATAACTGTTTAGAAGATATTTGGGATGTTTTTAATAAAAATGAAACAGATTGGTTCGCTGATTATACTGACCAAAATAAAGGTACAGAACAAAATAGAATGATTTTTATTTGGTCTTGGCTTTTGTATATAAAAGAAAAACCTAAAGATAGTTTAGATGTTGATGAAACCTTTAGGGTATTACGTTTCTTTTATATTAGATTTAAGAACAATAGTAGAGCTGTTTCAGCTTTAAAACAAACTATAGGTATAATAGATATAAATGGAGTATTTGATACTTTAGATCAAGGTTCTGACTCTTTAAATACAGAAGATGAATCAAAAAGCAGAAATAGTTACAGGACTAAAAACGAGATTTTAAAATACAGTTTCTTATCAAAATTGAAAATTGAAAATTGTATTGATTTACGAGAAATAGAAAGTTTAATTTGGGAAATCGAAGACCATCCATTAAATATTGAAGGTGCTGATTTAAGAAATATAAACTCTTCCCATTTAATAGAGTTTAATGAAAAACTTTCAGCTACCGAATTGGTGCTAATAAAAGAGAAATTTCACACTCTTTTCCCTATAAAAACAGGTAGGAATATAGATTATAAGAATGCTAAAAAAGTAAGAGTTCTTTTATTTTGGTATGGTTCTTATTGGCAGAAAAAATGGTCTAGTTATTATTGGAAATATAATTTTGGAGAATGGAAACGAATTATTAGAGATATAGATTCCGATAGTTTAGCTTTTAAGTTGTTTTTTGATGACTTTAAAAACACAAAAGATTTAGAAAGCTTATTAGAAAATAAAGTATTAGAATTTGAAATTGACAAAAATGTAGATGATGAACTGTACGTTTTTAAATGGTATGCTAGTCAATTAAAAGAAAAAATGTGGAGCCAAGGACAGTTTATTGCAACAGATCACTTTAAGCATCCTGACCAAGATTATTACTTTCCAAAATATAGAGAGTTAGTAAATATAAAGGGAAATTTTAATGGTGGTTCACCACAGGTTTTATCAGAATTAGTAAAGTAA
- a CDS encoding DUF262 domain-containing protein: MAELLYSLQKVFTTYPKGKIYNIPEYQRGYKWSEQQVNQLLDDIYKFSLTRDEEHFYCLQNITLFQNLENDTYLNVVDGQQRLTTVTLLLAYLKANNLVDGMINYAVREPSNDFIQKIVANESDIIKTILEAETFETFISSQVGSDVDYQDIYHMFVALKTIDSWFTNTDRTLDLDNFKDIVLNHVKLIVNKVEQISEQELFMNLNAGKVHLDGSDLIRAILITRVAKQELEDYDADNVQDILKLNQRRTRIGWELDEMNSWWSREDVKLYFQNFTKIKTGTKETIKFNQDEHPINLLYKIWVEIKGETEITLHSFEKEEALVMYQSLLKLHRVLQDWFEDRKIYHYLGFLFTHSQIKIKSVFEQWLSNNSTRDQFKNIWCVEQLKVAVFGKEDADNEDIGYTFWMSKIKDYDSDNRTNWYETSIIQKILILLDVIAHSETKDKGIPLPFLKPRYFKNYKEDKEHIFSGTPRELKEIKAFTNPIEKLNQYIDTLNLDYDSSQFIPVFKYNQASWSSLTVEEQTEALNEFKTTIHKKRPVNSLGNLVLLHLTINRGFGNGEYALKRKNVIENTINGLYVREHTVNAFIKSTSSKDLNNWTLKDVERNADEIYTTLEEFFKPILNE; this comes from the coding sequence ATGGCGGAATTATTATATAGTTTACAAAAGGTTTTTACCACATATCCAAAAGGGAAAATCTATAATATACCAGAATACCAAAGAGGTTATAAATGGAGTGAGCAACAAGTTAACCAGTTATTAGATGATATTTATAAATTTTCGTTAACAAGAGATGAAGAACATTTTTACTGTTTACAAAACATCACGTTATTTCAAAATTTAGAAAATGACACTTATTTAAATGTAGTAGATGGGCAACAGCGCTTAACTACAGTAACACTTTTATTAGCTTATTTAAAGGCTAATAATTTGGTGGATGGTATGATAAATTATGCTGTGCGAGAGCCTTCAAACGATTTTATTCAGAAAATAGTAGCTAATGAATCTGATATTATTAAAACAATATTAGAAGCAGAAACTTTTGAAACATTCATTAGTTCTCAGGTTGGCTCTGATGTTGATTATCAGGATATATACCACATGTTTGTAGCGTTAAAAACAATAGATTCTTGGTTTACAAACACAGACAGAACTTTAGATTTAGATAATTTTAAAGATATTGTTTTAAATCATGTAAAACTTATAGTTAATAAAGTAGAGCAAATTTCAGAACAGGAATTGTTTATGAATTTAAACGCAGGAAAAGTACATTTAGATGGTTCAGATTTAATAAGAGCGATATTAATTACTAGAGTTGCCAAACAAGAATTAGAAGATTATGATGCCGACAATGTTCAAGATATTTTAAAATTAAATCAAAGAAGAACGCGTATTGGTTGGGAATTAGACGAAATGAATAGTTGGTGGAGTCGTGAAGATGTAAAACTATATTTTCAGAATTTTACTAAAATTAAAACAGGAACTAAGGAAACTATAAAGTTTAATCAAGACGAACATCCCATTAATTTACTTTATAAAATATGGGTCGAAATTAAAGGAGAAACAGAAATCACATTGCATAGTTTTGAGAAAGAAGAAGCTCTTGTAATGTATCAATCATTATTAAAGTTACATCGTGTTTTACAAGATTGGTTTGAGGATAGAAAAATATATCATTATTTAGGTTTTCTATTTACGCATTCACAAATAAAAATAAAATCTGTTTTTGAGCAATGGTTATCTAACAATTCAACTAGAGATCAATTTAAAAATATTTGGTGTGTAGAACAATTGAAAGTGGCTGTTTTTGGTAAAGAAGATGCTGATAATGAAGATATAGGTTATACATTTTGGATGTCCAAAATAAAGGATTATGATAGTGATAATAGAACTAATTGGTATGAAACTTCAATTATTCAGAAAATATTAATTTTATTAGATGTAATTGCACATAGTGAAACCAAAGACAAAGGAATTCCATTACCTTTTTTAAAGCCTCGATATTTTAAAAACTATAAAGAAGATAAAGAACATATCTTTTCTGGAACACCTAGAGAATTAAAAGAGATTAAGGCTTTTACAAATCCAATAGAAAAACTTAATCAATATATAGATACGCTTAATTTAGATTATGATTCATCACAATTTATTCCAGTTTTTAAATATAATCAAGCGTCTTGGTCTTCTCTAACAGTTGAGGAACAGACCGAAGCGTTAAATGAATTTAAAACAACAATTCATAAAAAAAGACCTGTAAATTCTTTAGGAAACTTGGTGTTATTGCATTTAACAATAAATAGAGGTTTTGGAAATGGAGAGTATGCTTTAAAAAGAAAAAATGTAATAGAAAATACTATAAACGGATTATACGTTCGAGAGCATACAGTAAATGCATTTATTAAAAGTACCTCTTCAAAAGATTTAAATAATTGGACTTTAAAAGATGTAGAAAGAAATGCAGATGAAATTTATACTACGTTAGAAGAATTTTTTAAACCTATTTTAAATGAGTAG